Proteins encoded within one genomic window of Haematobia irritans isolate KBUSLIRL chromosome 5, ASM5000362v1, whole genome shotgun sequence:
- the LOC142237512 gene encoding uncharacterized protein LOC142237512, translating into MRNFILVCLIALTSAGYAHYYPYGGYAPPNSWAYTSYQPQAPMMMYEPVCGVLNGAYKTFSNILEFAEALRNNYNFKLFCNGPCPDVQKNCNENAPVCGSDGTTIKTFMSTCAMAKEAIATNANWVQISEGPCLVEPPVEPSLPEQPPVEPEQPGTETPVEPPAPEQPGAETPAQTPAPEQPGAETPAQTPAPEQPGAETPVDPPAPAPEQPGAETPAVPPAPETPAQTSEPETPAVETPVDPPAPEQPVAETPVNPPAPEQPGAETPAQTPAPEQPGAETPAQTPAPEQPGAETPVDPPAPEQPGAETPAVPPAPETPAQTPAVETPADPPAPEQPGAETPVDPPALEQSGAETPAVPPASETPAAETPADQPAPEQSGAEIPVEPPAQEQPQVQPPAPEQPVAQPPAGGEGGAVDIEALDDIMDPTNISQNSMDISYLAKFVALLNSQQAANNIDYRTYNRNTFGNYAERDIRIA; encoded by the exons ATgaggaattttattttggtttgtttAATTGCTCTAACATCGGCTGGATATGCTCACTATTATCCCTATGGCGGCTATGCCCCGCcaaattcttgggcttatacctCATATCAGCCTCAGGCTCCAATGATGATGTATGAACCAGTTTGTGGAGTTTTGAATGGAGCTTATAAGACATTCTCCAACATCCTAGAATTCGCAGAGGCTCTTAGAAACAATTACA ATTTTAAACTCTTTTGCAATGGTCCATGTCCTGATGTTCAGAAAAATTGTAACGAAAATGCTCCTGTATGTGGTAGCGATGGAACTACAATTAAGACTTTCATGAGTACCTGTGCCATGGCCAAGGAAGCAATTGCTACTAATGCCA ATTGGGTACAAATTTCTGAGGGTCCCTGTTTAGTTGAACCTCCTGTAGAACCTTCGTTACCAGAACAACCACCAGTAGAACCAGAACAACCTGGAACAGAAACCCCTGTTGAACCACCAGCACCAGAACAACCCGGAGCAGAAACCCCAGCTCAAACACCAGCACCAGAACAACCCGGAGCAGAAACCCCTGCTCAAACACCAGCCCCTGAACAACCCGGAGCGGAAACCCCTGTTGATCCACCAGCACCAGCACCAGAACAACCCGGAGCAGAAACTCCAGCTGTACCACCAGCTCCAGAAACCCCTGCTCAAACATCAGAACCAGAAACACCCGCAGTAGAAACCCCCGTTGACCCACCAGCACCAGAACAACCCGTAGCGGAAACCCCTGTTAACCCACCAGCACCAGAACAACCCGGAGCAGAAACCCCAGCTCAAACACCAGCACCAGAACAACCCGGAGCAGAAACCCCTGCTCAAACACCAGCCCCTGAACAACCCGGAGCGGAAACCCCTGTTGATCCACCAGCACCAGAACAACCCGGAGCAGAAACTCCAGCTGTACCACCAGCTCCAGAAACCCCTGCTCAAACACCCGCAGTAGAAACCCCCGCTGACCCACCAGCACCAGAACAACCCGGAGCGGAAACCCCTGTTGACCCACCAGCACTTGAACAATCCGGAGCAGAAACCCCAGCTGTACCACCCGCTTCAGAAACACCCGCAGCTGAAACCCCCGCTGACCAACCAGCACCAGAACAATCCGGAGCAGAAATCCCTGTTGAACCACCAGCACAAGAACAACCACAAGTCCAACCACCTGCACCAGAACAACCAGTAGCCCAACCCCCAGCTGGAGGAGAAGGAGGTGCCGTCGATATCGAAGCTCTCGATGATATTATGGACCCAACTAACATTTCACAAAACTCCATGGACATCTCTTATTTGGCTAAGTTCGTGGCATTACTTAACTCTCAACAAGCAGCTAACAATATTGATTATCGCACTTATAACCGTAATACATTCGGTAACTACGCTGAAAGAGACATTCGTATTGCATAG
- the LOC142237508 gene encoding uncharacterized protein LOC142237508, whose amino-acid sequence MRTFILACLIALTSAGYAPYYPYGGYAPPNPWAYTSYQPQAPMMMYEPVCGVLNGAYKTFSNILEFAEAVRNNYNFKLFCNGPCPDVQKNCNENAPVCGSDGTTIKTFMSTCAMAKEAIATNANWVQISEGPCPPVEPTLPGQPQVQPPAPEQPGAETPVQTPATEQPGAETPVEPPAPEQPGAETPAQTPAPEQTGAETPVEPPAPEQPGAETPVQTPAPEQPGAETPAQTPAPEQPGVETPAQTPAPEQPGAETPVEPPASEQPVAETPAQTPAPEQPGAEIPAQTPAPEQPGAEIPAQTPAPEQPGAEIPDQTPAPEQPGAETPAEPPAPEQPAAETPVQPPAPEQPAAETPVQPPASEQPGVETPAEPPVPEQPGAETPVQPPAPEQPGAETPVEPPAQEQPQVQPPAPVAQPPAGGEGGAVDIEALDDIIDPTSISQNSADTSNLVNLMALVNSQTRSNNVDYRTYNRNRFGNYAERDIYVGSNGSQTDVIQSILDLLSQINQSEQP is encoded by the exons ATGAGGACTTTCATTTTGGCCTGTTTAATTGCTCTAACATCGGCTGGATATGCTCCCTATTATCCTTATGGCGGCTATGCCCCGCCAAATCCTTGGGCTTATACCTCATATCAGCCTCAGGCTCCAATGATGATGTATGAACCAGTTTGTGGAGTTTTGAATGGAGCTTATAAGACATTCTCCAACATCCTAGAATTCGCAGAGGCTGTTAGAAACAATTACA ATTTTAAACTCTTTTGCAATGGTCCATGTCCTGATGTTCAGAAAAATTGTAACGAAAATGCTCCTGTATGTGGTAGCGATGGAACTACAATTAAGACTTTCATGAGTACCTGTGCCATGGCCAAGGAAGCAATTGCTACTAATGCAA ATTGGGTACAAATTTCTGAGGGACCCTGCCCTCCTGTTGAACCTACGTTACCAGGACAACCACAAGTACAACCACCAGCACCTGAACAACCCGGAGCAGAAACCCCTGTTCAAACACCAGCAACAGAACAACCAGGAGCAGAAACCCCAGTTGAACCACCAGCACCTGAACAACCCGGAGCAGAAACCCCTGCTCAAACACCAGCACCAGAACAAACAGGAGCAGAAACCCCAGTTGAACCGCCAGCACCAGAACAACCCGGAGCAGAAACCCCTGTTCAAACACCAGCACCAGAACAACCAGGAGCTGAAACCCCAGCTCAAACACCAGCACCAGAACAACCTGGAGTAGAAACTCCAGCTCAAACACCAGCACCAGAACAACCAGGAGCAGAAACCCCAGTTGAACCACCAGCTTCTGAACAACCCGTAGCAGAAACCCCTGCTCAAACACCAGCACCAGAACAACCCGGAGCAGAAATTCCTGCTCAAACACCAGCACCAGAACAACCCGGAGCTGAAATCCCTGCTCAAACGCCAGCACCAGAACAACCAGGAGCAGAAATCCCTGATCAAACACCAGCACCTGAACAACCCGGAGCTGAAACCCCTGCTGAACCACCAGCACCTGAACAACCCGCAGCAGAAACCCCTGTTCAACCACCAGCACCTGAACAACCCGCAGCAGAAACACCTGTTCAACCACCAGCATCTGAACAACCTGGTGTAGAAACCCCTGCTGAACCACCAGTACCTGAACAACCCGGAGCAGAAACCCCTGTTCAACCACCAGCACCAGAACAACCCGGAGCAGAAACCCCTGTTGAACCACCAGCACAAGAACAACCACAAGTCCAACCACCTGCACCAGTAGCCCAACCCCCAGCTGGAGGAGAAGGAGGTGCCGTCGATATCGAAGCCCTCGATGATATTATAGATCCAACTAGCATTTCACAAAACTCCGCGGACACCTCCAACTTGGTTAATCTCATGGCTTTAGTTAACTCCCAAACCCGATCTAACAATGTCGATTATCGTACTTATAACCGCAACAGATTCGGTAACTACGCTGAACGAGACATTTATGTTGGTTCGAATGGTTCTCAAACTGATGTTATACAATCAATTCTTGACTTGCTAAGTCAAATTAATCAATCCGAACAACCCTAA
- the LOC142237513 gene encoding uncharacterized protein LOC142237513 — protein MRTFILACLIALTSAGYAPYYPYGGYAPPNPWAYTSYQPQAPMMMYEPVCGVLNGAYKTFSNILEFAEVVRNNYNFKLFCNGPCPDVQKNCNENAPVCGSDGTTIKTFTSTCAMAKEAIATNANWVQISEGPCPPVEPSLPGQPQVQPPAPEQPGAETPVQTPATEQPGAETPAQTPAPEQPGAETPAPTPAPEQPGAETPAQTPAPEQPGVETPAQTPAPETPAQTPAPEQPGVETPAEPPAPEQPAAETPVQPPAPEQPGAETPVDPPTAEQPGAEIPAQTPAPEQPGAETPVDPPAPEQPGVETPVDPPAPEQPGAEIPAQTPAPEQPGVETPVDPPAPEQPGAETPIEPPAQEQPGVETPVDPPAPEQPGAETPVEPPAQEQPQVQPPVPEQPVAQPPAGGEGGAVAIEALDDIMDPTNISQNSMDISYLAKLVALLNSPLPSNNIDYRTYNRNTFGNYAERDIRIA, from the exons ATGAGGACTTTCATTTTGGCCTGTTTAATTGCTCTAACATCGGCTGGATATGCTCCCTATTATCCTTATGGCGGCTATGCCCCGCCAAATCCTTGGGCTTATACCTCATATCAGCCTCAGGCTCCAATGATGATGTATGAACCAGTTTGTGGAGTTTTGAATGGAGCTTATAAGACATTCTCCAACATCCTAGAATTCGCAGAGGTTGTTAGAAATAATTACA ATTTTAAACTCTTTTGCAATGGTCCATGTCCTGATGTTCAGAAAAATTGTAACGAAAATGCTCCTGTATGTGGTAGCGATGGAACTACAATTAAGACTTTCACGAGTACCTGTGCCATGGCCAAGGAAGCAATTGCTACTAATGCAA ATTGGGTACAAATTTCTGAGGGACCCTGCCCTCCTGTGGAACCTTCGTTACCAGGACAACCACAAGTACAACCACCAGCACCTGAACAACCCGGAGCAGAAACCCCTGTTCAAACACCAGCAACAGAACAACCAGGTGCAGAAACCCCTGCTCAAACACCAGCACCTGAACAACCCGGAGCAGAAACCCCTGCTCCAACACCAGCACCAGAACAACCCGGAGCAGAAACACCTGCTCAAACACCAGCACCAGAACAACCCGGAGTAGAAACCCCTGCTCAAACACCAGCACCAGAAACTCCAGCTCAAACACCAGCACCTGAACAACCTGGAGTAGAAACCCCTGCTGAACCACCAGCACCTGAACAACCCGCAGCAGAAACCCCTGTTCAACCACCAGCACCAGAACAACCCGGAGCAGAAACCCCTGTTGACCCACCAACAGCAGAACAACCCGGAGCAGAAATCCCTGCTCAAACACCAGCACCAGAACAACCCGGAGCAGAAACCCCTGTTGACCCACCAGCACCAGAACAACCCGGAGTAGAAACCCCTGTTGACCCACCAGCACCAGAACAACCCGGAGCAGAAATCCCTGCTCAAACACCAGCACCTGAACAACCCGGAGTAGAAACCCCTGTTGACCCACCAGCACCAGAACAACCCGGAGCAGAAACCCCTATTGAACCACCAGCACAAGAACAACCCGGAGTAGAAACCCCTGTTGACCCACCAGCACCAGAACAACCTGGTGCAGAAACTCCTGTTGAACCACCAGCACAAGAACAACCACAAGTCCAACCACCTGTACCAGAACAACCAGTAGCCCAACCCCCAGCTGGAGGAGAAGGAGGTGCCGTCGCTATCGAAGCCCTCGATGATATTATGGACCCAACTAACATTTCACAAAACTCCATGGACATCTCTTACTTGGCTAAGCTCGTGGCATTACTTAACTCCCCACTACCATCTAACAATATTGATTATCGCACTTATAACCGTAACACATTCGGTAATTACGCTGAAAGAGATATTCGTATTGCTTAG